A part of Astyanax mexicanus isolate ESR-SI-001 chromosome 2, AstMex3_surface, whole genome shotgun sequence genomic DNA contains:
- the chchd3b gene encoding coiled-coil-helix-coiled-coil-helix domain containing 3b isoform X1: protein MGGNSSSRLEDEEVITVVKGIRLTDRVIDRMKESPKAAKQRPQSNKQAHPPLNLGVPWSPTEPLGHILPHHPSYASSLVTPPLQVPVPFASVSQETPAPPPPAAPSTVPTVEAVLSSPSSQESAATSQHTDSLRGTTAVPAGTGVTPPSSHEESIVPPATTESTAVPVEPFPTNTLAEEIAASKTPSPDAPFTAPAPVPPPPVTAESVEELAPPQSSSTLVLPSELPFMGQRGPTPTEETSAPQASAPTAEPDVLSMLTPLTDTLTPLASPSSPQAVVNEEELRKQIRDELQKQLEEEMKTAKLKIQQQLEEEKAKAEAEAGAKAQLQIQAEVQKVLEGEQQALQQSLKDAIMQERMNTEDERLVAQYYWMERKIQKVEEREKQLEKQDILYRNQITKLEEKTAQFTRVTAENFRKGLEDTHNRFKRSQIKPVCSELQSEILKCYMMNTGKTLTCSNIASLYIQCVDNAKQNKKVSTGG from the exons ATGGGGGGAAACAGCAGCTCGAGACTCGAGGATGAAGAGGTTATTACAGTGGTGAAGGGCATCCGG CTAACAGATCGTGTGATTGATCGTATGAAGGAATCtcctaaagcagcaaaacaaCGCCCTCAATCAAATAAACAAGCACATCCACCTCTGAATCTTGGCGTGCCTTGGTCCCCTACTGAGCCACTGGGACACATATTGCCTCATCATCCTTCTTATGCCAGTTCTCTGGTGACACCACCTCTCCAAGTGCCTGTACCGTTTGCTTCTGTGAGTCAGGAGACTCCTGCACCACCTCCGCCTGCAGCTCCATCTACAGTACCTACTGTAGAAGCAGTTTTGTCTTCTCCTTCATCtcaggaaagtgcagcaacttcTCAGCATACAGACTCCTTAAGAGGAACTACAGCTGTCCCTGCTGGTACTGGAGTCACACCTCCTTCATCACATGAAGAATCCATAGTCCCACCTGCAACTACTGAGTCCACAGCTGTACCTGTTGAGCCTTTCCCTACAAACACGCTTGCTGAAGAAATTGCTGCATCTAAAACTCCATCTCCTGATGCACCATTCACTGCACCAGCACCAGTGCCTCCTCCTCCTGTTACAGCTGAATCTGTGGAGGAGCTAGCACCCCCTCAGTCCTCTTCTACACTGGTCCTACCTTCTGAACTACCCTTTATGGGGCAGAGGGGACCAACTCCCACTGAAGAGACTTCAGCTCCACAAGCTTCTGCTCCTACTGCAGAGCCTGATGTTCTCTCTATGCTGACTCCTCTTACTGATACGCTAACTCCACTAGCCTCTCCATCATCACCCCAGGCTGTAG TAAATGAGGAGGAACTGAGGAAGCAGATCAGGGATGAACTGCAGAAACAGCTGGAAGAAGAGATGAAGACAGCCAAGCTGAAGATTCAGCAGCA ATTGGAGGAGGAGAAAGCTAAGGCGGAGGCAGAGGCCGGGGCCAAAGCTCAGCTGCAGATCCAGGCAGAGGTTCAGAAGGTTCTGGAAGGAGAGCAACAAGCCCTTCAGCAGTCTCTAAAAGATGCTATTATGCAGGAGCGCATGAACACTGAGGATGAGCGTCTTGTAGCTCAGTATTAT TGGATGGAGAGAAAG ATTCAGAAGGTGGAGGAAAGAGAAAAACAACTGGAAAAGCAGGATATACTGTACAGAAATCAGATTACCAAACTGGAGGAGAAA ACTGCACAGTTCACCAGAGTTACAGCAGAAAACTTCAGAAAGGGTTTGGAGGACACTCACAATCGCTTCAA GAGGTCCCAGATAAAGCCAGTTTGCTCAGAGCTGCAGAGTGAGATTTTGAAATGCTACATGATGAATACAGGCAAGACTCTGACTTGCTCCAACATTGCTTCGCTCTATATCCAGTGTGTGGACAACGCTAAACAG aacaaAAAGGTGAGCACAGGTGGTTAA
- the chchd3b gene encoding coiled-coil-helix-coiled-coil-helix domain containing 3b isoform X2, translating to MGGNSSSRLEDEEVITVVKGIRLTDRVIDRMKESPKAAKQRPQSNKQAHPPLNLGVPWSPTEPLGHILPHHPSYASSLVTPPLQVPVPFASVSQETPAPPPPAAPSTVPTVEAVLSSPSSQESAATSQHTDSLRGTTAVPAGTGVTPPSSHEESIVPPATTESTAVPVEPFPTNTLAEEIAASKTPSPDAPFTAPAPVPPPPVTAESVEELAPPQSSSTLVLPSELPFMGQRGPTPTEETSAPQASAPTAEPDVLSMLTPLTDTLTPLASPSSPQAVVNEEELRKQIRDELQKQLEEEMKTAKLKIQQQLEEEKAKAEAEAGAKAQLQIQAEVQKVLEGEQQALQQSLKDAIMQERMNTEDERLVAQYYIQKVEEREKQLEKQDILYRNQITKLEEKTAQFTRVTAENFRKGLEDTHNRFKRSQIKPVCSELQSEILKCYMMNTGKTLTCSNIASLYIQCVDNAKQNKKVSTGG from the exons ATGGGGGGAAACAGCAGCTCGAGACTCGAGGATGAAGAGGTTATTACAGTGGTGAAGGGCATCCGG CTAACAGATCGTGTGATTGATCGTATGAAGGAATCtcctaaagcagcaaaacaaCGCCCTCAATCAAATAAACAAGCACATCCACCTCTGAATCTTGGCGTGCCTTGGTCCCCTACTGAGCCACTGGGACACATATTGCCTCATCATCCTTCTTATGCCAGTTCTCTGGTGACACCACCTCTCCAAGTGCCTGTACCGTTTGCTTCTGTGAGTCAGGAGACTCCTGCACCACCTCCGCCTGCAGCTCCATCTACAGTACCTACTGTAGAAGCAGTTTTGTCTTCTCCTTCATCtcaggaaagtgcagcaacttcTCAGCATACAGACTCCTTAAGAGGAACTACAGCTGTCCCTGCTGGTACTGGAGTCACACCTCCTTCATCACATGAAGAATCCATAGTCCCACCTGCAACTACTGAGTCCACAGCTGTACCTGTTGAGCCTTTCCCTACAAACACGCTTGCTGAAGAAATTGCTGCATCTAAAACTCCATCTCCTGATGCACCATTCACTGCACCAGCACCAGTGCCTCCTCCTCCTGTTACAGCTGAATCTGTGGAGGAGCTAGCACCCCCTCAGTCCTCTTCTACACTGGTCCTACCTTCTGAACTACCCTTTATGGGGCAGAGGGGACCAACTCCCACTGAAGAGACTTCAGCTCCACAAGCTTCTGCTCCTACTGCAGAGCCTGATGTTCTCTCTATGCTGACTCCTCTTACTGATACGCTAACTCCACTAGCCTCTCCATCATCACCCCAGGCTGTAG TAAATGAGGAGGAACTGAGGAAGCAGATCAGGGATGAACTGCAGAAACAGCTGGAAGAAGAGATGAAGACAGCCAAGCTGAAGATTCAGCAGCA ATTGGAGGAGGAGAAAGCTAAGGCGGAGGCAGAGGCCGGGGCCAAAGCTCAGCTGCAGATCCAGGCAGAGGTTCAGAAGGTTCTGGAAGGAGAGCAACAAGCCCTTCAGCAGTCTCTAAAAGATGCTATTATGCAGGAGCGCATGAACACTGAGGATGAGCGTCTTGTAGCTCAGTATTAT ATTCAGAAGGTGGAGGAAAGAGAAAAACAACTGGAAAAGCAGGATATACTGTACAGAAATCAGATTACCAAACTGGAGGAGAAA ACTGCACAGTTCACCAGAGTTACAGCAGAAAACTTCAGAAAGGGTTTGGAGGACACTCACAATCGCTTCAA GAGGTCCCAGATAAAGCCAGTTTGCTCAGAGCTGCAGAGTGAGATTTTGAAATGCTACATGATGAATACAGGCAAGACTCTGACTTGCTCCAACATTGCTTCGCTCTATATCCAGTGTGTGGACAACGCTAAACAG aacaaAAAGGTGAGCACAGGTGGTTAA
- the slc35b4 gene encoding UDP-xylose and UDP-N-acetylglucosamine transporter, producing MNTAFAVSLVFAGCCSNVVFLELLVRKFPGCGNIVTFAQFAFIALEGFVFQTNFGRKKPAIPISNYVIMVTMFFTVSVINNYALNFNIAMPLHMIFRSGSLIANMILGIIILKKRYSASKYLSIVLVSIGIFICTIMSAKQVSAQKGSTEEDGVYTFLQWLVGICMLTFALLMSARMGIFQETLYKQYGKHSKEALFYNHCLPLPGFLLLSTNIYNHAIFFSQSTPVEIPVIGQHVPVMWVYLLMNVITQYVCIRGVFILTTECTSLTVTLVVTLRKFLSLIISILYFQNPFTVWHWVGTAVVFLGTLLYTEVWTSIRTAMKGDKLEKKAE from the exons ATGAATACGGCCTTTGCAGTGAGTTTGGTGTTTGCTGGGTGCTGCAGTAATGTTGTGTTTCTGGAACTTTTGGTGAG GAAATTCCCAGGATGTGGAAACATCGTCACGTTCGCCCAGTTTGCCTTTATTGCCCTTGAAGGCTTCGTCTTCCAAACGAATTTTGGACGCAAGAAACCTGCCATACCTATCAG TAACTATGTGATAATGGTGACCATGTTCTTCACTGTAAGTGTGATCAACAACTACGCCCTGAACTTCAACATCGCAATGCCCCTGCACATGATCTTCAGATCT GGCTCATTAATAGCCAACATGATATTGGGTATCATCATATTGAAAAAAAG GTATTCAGCAAGCAAATACCTTTCCATAGTTCTGGTATCGATAGGCATTTTTATCTGCACGATCATGTCTGCAAAACAAGTG AGTGCACAAAAGGGTTCTACAGAAGAGGACGGAGTTTATACTTTCCTACAGTGGCTTGTAG GTATTTGCATGCTGACATTTGCGCTGCTAATGTCGGCAAGAATGGGCATTTTTCAAGAGACTCTGTACAAGCAGTATGGAAAGCACTCTAAAGAGGCTCTCTTCTACAAT CATTGTCTTCCATTGCCAGGGTTTCTGCTGCTCTCAACTAACATCTATAACCATGCGATATTCTTCAGTCAAAGCA CTCCTGTGGAAATCCCTGTGATTGGTCAACATGTACCAGTAATGTGGGTTTATTTACTGATGAATGTAATTACACA ATATGTATGCATTCGGGGTGTGTTCATTCTGACCACCGAGTGTACGTCCCTAACTGTAACGCTGGTAGTGACGCTCCGTAAGTTCCTGAGCCTCATCATCTCTATCCTGTACTTCCAGAACCCATTCACAGTCTGGCATTGGGTGGGCACAGCGGTGGTCTTCTTGGGCACATTGCTATACACAGAGGTGTGGACCAGCATCCGAACTGCAATGAAAGGAGACAAACTAGAAAAGAAAGCAGAGTAA